Proteins co-encoded in one Campylobacter concisus genomic window:
- a CDS encoding TlpA family protein disulfide reductase produces the protein MTLKRAIITSLCIFAFFGCGDDNKQKKEQNTSEQTQGKILDKNASKDENLSKDSLTPKMSESTQDNEIKEINLKLLSGATMQITKRSNGFDVKDGKKATLYVFFATWCPPCKAEIPHLNNLSEKFKNELDIVGVLLEDKSEDEVKDFAQKYKIKYEVAVGEGNFLFEKAMGGIKGLPASALFKANGDYVQGYIGLVPEEMLENDINRATK, from the coding sequence ATGACATTAAAACGAGCAATTATAACATCACTTTGCATTTTTGCATTTTTTGGATGCGGCGACGATAACAAGCAAAAAAAAGAGCAAAATACAAGCGAACAAACGCAGGGCAAAATTTTAGATAAAAATGCTAGCAAAGATGAAAATTTAAGCAAAGACTCACTCACTCCAAAAATGAGTGAAAGTACCCAAGACAACGAGATAAAAGAGATAAATCTAAAGCTGCTAAGTGGAGCAACTATGCAGATTACAAAAAGAAGTAATGGCTTTGACGTAAAAGATGGTAAAAAAGCAACTCTTTACGTATTTTTTGCCACTTGGTGCCCTCCTTGCAAGGCTGAGATCCCACACTTAAACAACCTAAGCGAGAAATTTAAAAACGAGCTAGATATCGTTGGTGTGCTACTTGAAGACAAAAGTGAAGATGAAGTAAAAGATTTTGCTCAAAAATATAAAATAAAATACGAAGTCGCAGTCGGCGAGGGAAATTTTTTATTTGAAAAAGCGATGGGCGGTATAAAAGGCTTGCCTGCGTCAGCACTTTTTAAAGCAAATGGCGACTACGTTCAGGGCTACATCGGTCTTGTACCTGAAGAGATGCTTGAAAACGACATAAATAGGGCAACAAAATAA
- a CDS encoding 5-formyltetrahydrofolate cyclo-ligase has protein sequence MSVNLEKNEFRKNARANLMKLTKFKAKCSHYKATKTLLKLINFTNSKKVLFYLPLNYEVDVLKIRRNLSHKCEIFAPFMVGLSLKMVRLRLPFITYKFNVRQPSGKKMDNVRLDMAVVPAIGVDGAMARIGHGKGFYDRFFDSLPIKPKRIVFLEIKDFYTKDVLSNAQDAVADFYITPNKNYIKRGINDRGFNRLRSRCGGRWSRVSIRQKDK, from the coding sequence ATGAGCGTTAATTTAGAAAAAAATGAATTTAGAAAAAATGCAAGAGCAAATTTGATGAAACTTACTAAATTTAAGGCCAAATGCTCGCACTATAAAGCTACGAAAACTCTTTTAAAATTGATAAATTTTACAAATTCTAAGAAAGTATTGTTTTATTTGCCACTTAACTACGAAGTCGATGTGCTTAAAATAAGGCGAAATTTATCACATAAATGTGAAATTTTTGCCCCTTTTATGGTAGGTCTTAGCTTAAAGATGGTAAGATTGCGACTGCCATTTATAACTTATAAATTTAACGTCAGACAGCCATCTGGCAAAAAAATGGATAATGTTAGACTTGATATGGCGGTAGTTCCAGCGATTGGGGTTGATGGAGCTATGGCTAGGATAGGGCACGGAAAAGGATTTTATGATAGATTTTTTGACTCTTTGCCCATTAAGCCAAAACGGATAGTTTTTCTTGAAATAAAAGACTTTTACACCAAAGATGTGCTTTCAAATGCACAAGACGCGGTAGCAGACTTTTATATAACCCCAAATAAAAATTATATAAAAAGAGGAATAAATGATAGAGGTTTTAATAGGCTTAGGAGCCGGTGTGGCGGGCGTTGGAGCAGGGTATCTATACGCCAAAAAGATAAATGA
- the rny gene encoding ribonuclease Y, which translates to MIEVLIGLGAGVAGVGAGYLYAKKINDANYNIFLEQAKAKAKAIEYEAELTLKNSKISVQEAEFEAKKRYDDKTTKLQKEYASKFDELTKKEKILLNEQELLNESKELFEKDKQDAKITYEEGLNLKATYQNKVEEAIRVLEHAAGLTEEEAKEVVLKKVEEKSRADIAHIVRKYEEEAKREAKKRVNYILAQATSRFAGEFAAERLINVVNIKNDELKGRIIGKEGRNIKTLEMVLGVDIIIDDTPHAIILSSFNLYRRAIATRVIELLVEDGRIQPARIEDLHKKVTEEFEQSIQEEGENIVMDLGLNKIHPEIVKLIGKLKFRASYGQNALAHSLEVAHLAGIIAAECGGDEKLAKRAGILHDIGKALTHEYEGSHVDLGAEICKRYKEHPVVINAIYAHHGHEEATSIESAAVCAADALSAARPGARREVLESFLKRVEEIENIAKSKDGIKQAYAINAGREIRVIANAKLINDDEAVLVAKEIAQEIESKVQYPGEIKVSVIRETRAVDFAK; encoded by the coding sequence ATGATAGAGGTTTTAATAGGCTTAGGAGCCGGTGTGGCGGGCGTTGGAGCAGGGTATCTATACGCCAAAAAGATAAATGATGCAAACTACAACATCTTCTTAGAACAAGCAAAAGCAAAAGCAAAAGCAATAGAATACGAAGCTGAACTAACGCTTAAAAATTCTAAAATTTCAGTACAAGAGGCTGAATTTGAGGCTAAAAAAAGATACGACGATAAGACTACAAAGCTTCAAAAAGAGTATGCAAGTAAATTTGATGAACTAACCAAAAAAGAGAAAATTTTGCTAAATGAGCAAGAGCTCTTAAACGAAAGTAAAGAGCTTTTTGAAAAAGATAAGCAAGATGCAAAGATAACTTACGAAGAGGGCTTAAATTTAAAAGCGACTTATCAAAACAAAGTAGAAGAGGCGATAAGAGTGCTTGAGCACGCTGCTGGCTTAACGGAAGAAGAGGCAAAAGAGGTCGTGCTTAAAAAGGTCGAAGAGAAGTCACGTGCGGATATCGCTCACATCGTTAGAAAATATGAAGAAGAGGCTAAAAGAGAGGCTAAAAAGAGAGTTAATTACATCTTGGCGCAGGCTACGTCAAGATTTGCTGGAGAATTTGCGGCTGAGCGTCTGATAAATGTCGTAAATATCAAAAACGATGAGCTAAAAGGTAGGATCATTGGTAAAGAGGGACGTAATATCAAGACCCTTGAAATGGTGCTTGGCGTTGATATCATCATCGACGACACGCCTCACGCGATCATACTAAGTAGCTTCAACCTTTACAGACGTGCTATTGCAACAAGAGTGATCGAGCTTTTGGTAGAGGATGGAAGAATCCAGCCTGCGAGGATAGAAGATCTTCACAAGAAAGTGACTGAAGAATTTGAGCAAAGTATACAAGAAGAGGGCGAAAATATCGTCATGGATCTTGGTCTAAATAAAATTCATCCAGAGATCGTAAAACTAATAGGCAAGCTTAAATTTAGAGCAAGCTACGGACAAAATGCCCTTGCGCACAGCCTTGAAGTAGCTCACCTTGCTGGCATCATTGCAGCTGAGTGTGGCGGAGATGAGAAGCTTGCAAAAAGAGCTGGCATACTTCACGATATCGGTAAGGCGCTAACTCACGAGTATGAGGGTAGTCACGTTGATCTTGGAGCTGAAATTTGTAAACGCTATAAAGAGCATCCAGTAGTTATCAATGCCATTTATGCCCATCATGGACACGAAGAAGCAACAAGTATAGAAAGTGCAGCTGTTTGCGCAGCTGACGCACTAAGTGCAGCTCGTCCAGGTGCAAGGCGTGAGGTGCTTGAGAGCTTCTTAAAGCGTGTCGAAGAGATCGAAAACATCGCAAAAAGCAAAGATGGTATCAAGCAAGCTTATGCGATCAACGCTGGCCGCGAAATTCGTGTCATCGCAAATGCTAAACTCATAAACGACGACGAGGCCGTGCTTGTAGCAAAAGAGATAGCTCAAGAGATTGAGAGCAAGGTGCAGTATCCTGGTGAGATAAAGGTAAGTGTCATCAGAGAGACTCGTGCTGTTGATTTTGCAAAATAA
- a CDS encoding lipid-binding SYLF domain-containing protein: MKFLFSILLFFSLGFASEELVLDSANSFITTMRGARNAPIKELIEQSKATIIFPSVKKVGFVVGGMGGDGIMVVGNINSPSEILPVSISGGSIGIQLGYEDSSLVLFIFKDSIIHDIKDAKITLDTKLSVAFGDIGRNYSKVSDFKFSSDIYAYAANDGFFAGASFGGAVISAREEILKQSGYAYEQLIASASKLLGY, from the coding sequence ATGAAATTTCTTTTTTCAATTTTATTATTTTTCTCACTTGGCTTTGCCAGTGAGGAGCTCGTGCTGGACTCGGCTAACTCGTTTATAACAACGATGAGAGGCGCTAGAAACGCTCCTATAAAAGAGCTAATCGAGCAGTCAAAAGCGACTATCATCTTTCCAAGTGTTAAAAAGGTCGGTTTTGTAGTTGGTGGTATGGGTGGAGATGGCATCATGGTTGTTGGTAACATTAACTCGCCAAGTGAAATTTTACCAGTTAGCATAAGTGGCGGCAGCATCGGTATACAGCTTGGTTATGAAGATAGTTCACTTGTGCTTTTTATATTTAAAGATAGCATTATCCACGATATTAAAGATGCCAAGATTACGCTTGACACGAAGCTTTCAGTAGCTTTTGGTGACATTGGACGCAATTACAGTAAAGTAAGCGATTTTAAATTTTCAAGTGATATTTACGCATATGCCGCAAATGATGGTTTTTTTGCGGGAGCTAGCTTTGGTGGAGCAGTCATCAGTGCAAGGGAAGAAATTTTAAAGCAAAGTGGCTATGCCTATGAACAGCTAATAGCCTCAGCATCTAAACTTTTAGGATATTAA
- a CDS encoding DedA family protein → MQDIINSVSTYGYIVLFFYSLGGGMVALIAAGILSFAGKMDITLSIIVAAVANTIGDTLIFYVARFNKDSLMPYIKNHKRKLAYAGILAKKHGDKIIFIKKFIYGVKTLVPIALGLTKYSFYKFSIINLISSVLWAIIIGFASFKAGDYFVGASDYLGEHGYIMPLAMVCLLLGIWFFLQHITKRRKA, encoded by the coding sequence ATGCAAGATATCATAAACTCAGTTTCAACATACGGCTATATTGTATTGTTTTTTTATAGTCTTGGTGGCGGTATGGTTGCATTAATCGCCGCTGGAATTTTAAGTTTTGCCGGTAAGATGGATATCACTCTTAGTATAATTGTCGCTGCTGTGGCAAATACAATCGGCGATACGCTAATTTTTTATGTCGCAAGATTTAATAAAGACTCACTTATGCCTTATATCAAAAATCATAAAAGAAAGCTTGCTTATGCAGGAATTTTGGCCAAAAAACACGGCGATAAGATAATATTTATCAAAAAATTTATCTACGGAGTTAAAACTTTGGTCCCTATCGCGCTTGGACTTACGAAATACTCTTTTTATAAATTTAGCATTATAAATTTGATCTCGTCAGTGCTTTGGGCGATCATTATTGGGTTTGCTAGCTTTAAAGCGGGCGATTATTTTGTAGGTGCAAGCGACTATCTTGGCGAGCATGGATATATTATGCCTCTTGCTATGGTTTGTTTGTTGCTTGGAATTTGGTTTTTTTTACAACATATTACAAAAAGGAGAAAAGCATGA
- a CDS encoding DUF945 family protein: MKKVISALIVVIVVAIGAVYFASNEVEKNYQRIVNDLNNIKGFKISNNNYKKGFFGSKGSFDFSVSKDLLENIFGKNVNEDLVFKVENEISHTVLAFIDGFEIDSKISIQNDMIKNIIATFMGSNVIATTKTKVSLTGDKDVDIKFSNIEFNDKQKTAVNTKDIKIGMTLDSKDSINSLKVEADKIVLKDFSEYNKVDLNIEGFYIDSSYKEPVKISKILESQLVPYLAKVKFKRVSFASNDVSNILIDDFKYDSKFEISNDLGRSDDVIKIGIVAVDKVKYTDFVFDSKIANINVPALNNVLDKLNNLNNEENYNVLAGLNFDETIDQILEKNPSIKIDTLSFKKGDKTLKLNLDAAVNGFKKGTNQSEIFDKLSLSGKISVDESLTNFFDTLVPEVAFVEPTLISAGYFKEEDKKVISEFKYDPNKKDIIFNGKVGLQNFFMGF, translated from the coding sequence ATGAAAAAGGTGATATCTGCTTTAATCGTAGTTATCGTGGTAGCCATTGGAGCGGTTTATTTTGCTTCAAATGAGGTAGAGAAAAACTATCAAAGGATAGTGAATGATCTAAATAATATTAAGGGCTTTAAAATTTCTAATAACAATTACAAAAAAGGTTTTTTTGGTTCAAAAGGATCATTTGATTTTAGTGTTTCAAAAGATCTTTTGGAAAATATATTTGGTAAAAATGTAAATGAGGATTTGGTTTTTAAAGTAGAAAATGAAATTTCTCATACAGTGCTTGCTTTTATAGATGGCTTTGAAATAGACTCAAAAATTTCTATCCAAAACGATATGATTAAAAACATTATCGCAACATTCATGGGTTCAAATGTTATTGCAACGACTAAAACAAAAGTTAGCCTAACTGGCGATAAAGATGTGGATATCAAATTTAGCAATATTGAATTTAACGATAAGCAGAAAACTGCCGTTAATACAAAAGATATAAAGATTGGTATGACGCTTGATTCAAAAGATAGTATAAACAGCTTAAAGGTTGAAGCAGATAAGATTGTTTTGAAAGATTTTAGTGAGTACAACAAAGTTGATCTAAATATCGAAGGATTTTATATCGACTCAAGCTATAAAGAGCCAGTTAAGATTTCAAAAATTTTAGAGAGTCAGCTTGTGCCTTATTTAGCAAAAGTTAAATTTAAAAGGGTGTCTTTCGCATCTAATGATGTAAGTAATATTTTGATAGATGACTTTAAGTATGACTCAAAATTTGAAATCTCAAATGATCTTGGAAGATCAGACGATGTTATAAAAATAGGTATAGTAGCAGTTGATAAAGTAAAATATACAGATTTTGTCTTTGATAGCAAAATCGCAAATATCAATGTGCCTGCATTAAATAATGTATTAGACAAGCTTAATAATTTAAATAATGAAGAAAATTATAATGTTTTAGCTGGATTAAATTTTGATGAGACAATAGATCAAATCTTAGAAAAGAATCCAAGTATAAAAATAGATACATTAAGCTTTAAAAAAGGAGATAAGACTTTAAAGCTAAATTTGGATGCAGCAGTAAATGGCTTTAAAAAGGGAACAAATCAGTCAGAAATTTTTGATAAATTATCTCTTAGTGGAAAAATAAGTGTCGATGAAAGTCTGACGAATTTTTTTGATACACTAGTGCCAGAAGTAGCTTTTGTTGAGCCTACTTTGATATCTGCTGGATATTTTAAAGAAGAGGACAAAAAAGTAATAAGTGAATTTAAATATGATCCAAACAAAAAAGATATTATATTTAATGGAAAAGTTGGACTTCAAAATTTCTTTATGGGTTTTTAA